In Chitinophaga sp. HK235, a single window of DNA contains:
- a CDS encoding SpvB/TcaC N-terminal domain-containing protein has protein sequence MDTVRSGVASDLVKPVGKTMHALPEKQSSSVASKVNIPAVILPKGGGALKGIDEQFTVNAVNGTSSLQFPLPVSPARGGLPDLQLTYNSGAGNGIFGMGWDLNLSVIKRKTDKGIPVYHDDLETDTFLLTDVDELVPQLKRAADGGMVRDTVGKELYDEWSSPDGNYTIRCYRPRTEGKFARIERWKSVVSPEVKWRIISSGNLTTLYGWSANARISDPADPFRIFQWMPEFVYDDQGNCCHYQYKKEDKAGFDQSLLHHRNRLSKGELTYTNLYPEKVLYGNKAPYTSPEQAFPMPEDYFFQTIFDYGEYAQQAPYTKSSEWGFRQDACSVYNSGFEIRTTRLCRRVLQMHYFDELPGSAALVKSMDFAYDYNISAGLTFLQAITITGYIKKENGSYSSKSLPPLTLSYQQPEWNKTIQQPDTASAVHLPQGLTGDYLLTDLYNEGMNGILVEQAEGWYYKRNLGEGRFTPARLIAARPSFDGLGNTWQLADLDADGSKQLTSFAASAPGYFEVDEKGCWKGFRPFEKVPSLDMSDPGLRMIDLNGDGKPDLLIAADNVFTWYPGYGKNGYDKACQVLLPADEEAGPRVIFTDAQETFFLADMSGDGLTDIVRIRHAEVCYWPNLGYGKFGAKINMGHAPLLDTQDAFQPRFVRLADIDGSGTADLIYLGKNKCSCWQNQCGNAFSITPVEIDNFPDIHPAANVIVADLLGNGVACIVWSDNLPAAADSPLRYIDLLQGRKPYLLTGYKNNMGKEVMLTYAPSTKFYLEDELAGHPWITRLHFPVHCIAAVETRDLISGHRSVSTYKYHHGYYDHTEREFRGFGMVEHTDAEELKYWTKTDIDRMGEQSLQQPAVTTRTWYHTGIWSGLQGGLTAYTGDYWYDRVPAASLEKIQPGLLLPAELTVDECREAWRACRGKVIRIEIFMEDRVGDKAMAVLPYSVTTFSCSARLLQPRTSQQHAVLAVFPHETIAYTYEQNVTDPRVQQELQLRTDDFGHPLETVTVIYPRISPDDSLPQEVQEAQATLMITYNQYRYTNIIIDEDTYLLPLKAETKTFELYHIKRAATWYDVSDFRHIISETTALPYYATPVPVIPQHRLIANICTRYKDNTLLASLPLFTRDRYAFTDQQYQLAFPDSLVGYVYGDKVTSDLMSAGKYVRFPDADGWWIPSGTTQLLQIGETVTAAQHRFFLPVSYTDAAGSVTKLGYYKDYWLLLQHTEDALGNRITATVFNFYTLEAEQLKDSNDNITAVLSDELGLTKATAVMGKGEEADDLLHLTAETTETEQQLVQEFFHAEDAVTLTSLAKQLLQHGSVRMVYNVNAYMETGKPAVVATIQRTTHYRENPDSDVQITFEYTNGLGQVIMKKMQAAPGIAKKLTIHTASHYTIEEVNTATLVPQQLRWLASGRTVLNNKGNPVKKYEPYYALSPQFEEAAELVEKGVSTLFYYDAMGRLIKTVYSDSTLSRVTFTPWKQQLYDRNDTVLESKWYHDRVGHLLDDVFLMQGRDPEMEKVAAEQTAQHAQTPLMIHFDVMGRSLLQVEHNRDAETGAAVYFSTFFKMDITGNLLWVRDARGNVVLRNTWEMSGRNVYQWHMDQGEGWLFPDVLQLPLSKWDARGYQFLYDYDTLHRLVSATVKGGDGPIPMDHCYEYIIYGETAIDPKQLNLCGRELLHYDTAGVISIPAYDFKGNPRSVSRQLFKDFTTVPDWKTARSSTKLEETIFTEYTVFNALGLVVRQQKPDGSIVLPGYDEGGYLVQEEVVHPQSAGPVAYISQIGYNEKGQRNKIIYGNGVVTNFSYDPLTLRLTAVSSRRGNDDPLQDLRYTYDPSGNITHIADHNIPVTFAGNQLISGINTYQYDACYRLITATGRENNAALLFEAADNWADAPYLSSLHPGDPSLMRNYKQQYVYDAVGNILQMRHQATGNNWGRQYDYATENNRLLNTRSGNYTYHYSYDTAHGNMTAMPHLQELGWSFSNELVKSVAQRRTDGGIPETTWYQYDYAGTRIRKITTLAAAPNAVPVIKEERIYINTFEVYKKYSGQHAGLERTTLSLMDGTHRFTMIETRNGINDGSPEQLVRYQLFNQIGSSCLEVDNTTAAAVISYEEFHPFGTTAYQWLNAAIKAAAKRYRYTGMERDEETGLACHGARYYAPWLARWTASDPLGIEAGINGYRYVSNRPVSFIDPEGMAERPKFDFSNDIHDVVEAQVREAAFDGGRQLQTGKVKATSGGVELPPPTGDQLAKIAEASPEGRALRLKYAGAQGQAADKSLRTSIRERSIAAMEGQKGGHYGEASGKLVSELGMKDAKITSVDKNPGGMEAGTRTGDIGILKEATSAKNWQTTLEGKAPADVLEGIKDVKMGNGVVADKAGFKEASGGVGISEVRPFSKGLKAGVGTLGAVADIAGIFLMARNKNMEDSGVVPSNTPAELRDKDGSYMLIRHPKFFHNRYSKQYTSGPKKGTTTDLGFWEGREEREKFDAAFGSFDFWGNFEQGSIPPRLSPYDGMI, from the coding sequence ATGGATACAGTCAGATCAGGGGTCGCATCAGACCTGGTAAAACCTGTCGGAAAGACGATGCATGCCTTGCCGGAAAAGCAGTCATCTTCCGTTGCATCAAAAGTTAACATTCCAGCTGTGATACTGCCCAAAGGAGGTGGTGCGCTGAAGGGCATCGATGAACAGTTTACAGTCAATGCCGTGAATGGAACTTCCTCTCTACAGTTCCCTCTTCCTGTATCTCCGGCGAGAGGGGGGCTTCCTGATCTGCAGCTTACCTATAATTCGGGTGCAGGTAACGGAATCTTCGGTATGGGCTGGGATCTCAACCTGAGTGTTATCAAACGAAAAACAGATAAGGGTATTCCGGTTTATCACGATGACCTGGAGACGGATACTTTCCTGTTGACAGATGTGGACGAGCTGGTACCGCAATTGAAACGTGCGGCTGACGGCGGTATGGTTAGGGATACCGTCGGGAAGGAGTTGTATGATGAGTGGTCTTCACCGGATGGGAATTATACCATCCGCTGCTACCGTCCCAGAACCGAAGGCAAGTTTGCCAGGATTGAACGGTGGAAAAGTGTTGTCAGTCCTGAAGTTAAGTGGCGTATTATTTCCTCCGGCAACCTGACAACTTTATATGGTTGGAGCGCTAATGCCCGTATATCTGATCCGGCTGATCCCTTCCGCATATTCCAGTGGATGCCGGAATTTGTATATGATGACCAGGGTAACTGCTGTCATTATCAGTACAAAAAAGAAGATAAGGCGGGCTTTGATCAGTCATTGCTGCACCATCGCAACAGGTTATCAAAAGGAGAGCTTACTTATACTAACCTGTATCCGGAAAAAGTATTGTATGGCAATAAGGCGCCTTATACTTCCCCAGAGCAAGCCTTTCCCATGCCGGAAGATTATTTTTTTCAGACCATTTTTGACTATGGGGAATACGCGCAACAAGCGCCCTATACTAAAAGCAGTGAATGGGGTTTCCGGCAAGATGCCTGCTCTGTATATAACAGCGGTTTTGAAATACGTACTACCCGTTTGTGCAGAAGAGTATTGCAGATGCATTATTTTGATGAATTGCCAGGAAGCGCTGCCCTGGTAAAATCCATGGATTTTGCCTACGATTATAACATCTCAGCCGGCCTTACCTTCCTCCAGGCTATTACCATTACTGGTTACATAAAAAAAGAGAATGGTTCCTATAGCAGCAAAAGCCTGCCTCCGCTGACACTCAGCTATCAGCAGCCCGAATGGAACAAAACTATTCAACAACCAGACACTGCTTCAGCAGTGCATTTACCACAAGGGCTAACAGGTGACTATCTCCTGACCGACCTGTATAATGAGGGCATGAACGGAATCCTCGTAGAACAGGCTGAAGGATGGTATTATAAGCGCAATCTGGGTGAAGGCAGATTTACACCGGCCCGGCTTATCGCTGCCAGACCTTCTTTTGATGGACTGGGAAATACCTGGCAGCTCGCAGATCTGGATGCTGACGGCAGCAAACAACTGACCTCCTTTGCAGCTTCTGCTCCTGGATATTTTGAAGTCGATGAAAAAGGTTGCTGGAAAGGTTTTCGTCCTTTCGAAAAAGTACCATCGCTGGATATGAGTGATCCGGGTCTCCGTATGATTGATCTTAATGGCGACGGAAAACCCGATCTGCTGATAGCTGCTGATAACGTATTCACCTGGTATCCAGGATATGGAAAAAATGGATATGATAAAGCATGTCAGGTTTTACTGCCTGCTGATGAAGAAGCTGGTCCCCGTGTCATTTTTACGGATGCACAGGAAACCTTCTTCCTGGCAGACATGAGTGGAGACGGGTTAACAGACATTGTTCGTATCCGCCATGCAGAAGTGTGTTACTGGCCAAATTTGGGTTACGGTAAATTTGGCGCGAAGATAAATATGGGCCATGCACCGCTGCTGGATACCCAGGATGCCTTCCAGCCCCGGTTTGTAAGGCTGGCAGACATTGATGGGTCCGGCACTGCTGACCTTATTTATCTCGGCAAAAATAAATGCAGCTGCTGGCAGAACCAATGTGGAAATGCCTTTTCCATCACTCCTGTCGAAATAGATAATTTCCCTGATATACATCCGGCGGCCAATGTTATCGTAGCAGATCTGCTGGGCAATGGTGTTGCCTGTATTGTGTGGTCTGACAATCTCCCTGCCGCCGCAGATTCTCCTTTGCGCTACATCGACCTGCTACAGGGCCGGAAACCCTATCTGTTGACGGGTTACAAAAACAACATGGGGAAAGAAGTGATGCTGACATATGCCCCTTCTACGAAATTTTACCTGGAAGATGAGCTGGCAGGCCACCCATGGATCACCAGGCTGCATTTTCCCGTACACTGTATTGCCGCTGTGGAAACCCGCGATCTGATATCAGGGCATCGTTCGGTGAGTACCTACAAATATCACCATGGTTATTATGACCATACAGAGCGAGAATTCAGGGGATTCGGTATGGTAGAACATACTGATGCGGAAGAATTGAAATACTGGACGAAAACAGATATTGACCGTATGGGGGAACAGTCGCTGCAACAACCTGCTGTTACTACCAGGACCTGGTATCATACCGGTATATGGTCTGGTCTTCAAGGTGGATTGACAGCATATACGGGTGACTACTGGTACGACCGTGTGCCAGCTGCTTCACTGGAAAAAATACAGCCCGGGCTGTTATTACCTGCTGAATTGACGGTAGACGAGTGCCGTGAAGCCTGGCGTGCATGCCGGGGTAAGGTGATACGCATAGAAATATTTATGGAGGACAGAGTAGGAGACAAGGCCATGGCTGTACTGCCATACAGTGTCACTACCTTTAGCTGCAGTGCGAGACTACTCCAGCCACGGACATCACAACAGCATGCTGTATTGGCCGTATTTCCGCACGAAACGATCGCCTACACCTATGAACAGAACGTAACTGATCCCCGTGTGCAGCAGGAGTTGCAATTACGTACAGATGATTTTGGCCATCCGCTGGAAACAGTGACTGTAATATACCCCCGCATCTCTCCTGATGACAGCCTGCCACAGGAAGTACAGGAAGCACAGGCTACCCTGATGATAACGTATAACCAGTACCGTTATACAAATATAATTATCGATGAAGATACTTATTTGTTGCCGCTGAAAGCAGAAACAAAAACATTCGAATTGTATCATATCAAAAGAGCAGCCACCTGGTATGATGTGTCTGATTTCCGACATATTATTTCGGAGACAACGGCACTGCCTTATTATGCAACGCCTGTTCCCGTTATACCTCAGCATCGTCTGATAGCGAATATCTGTACACGATATAAGGATAATACCCTGCTGGCGTCTTTGCCTTTGTTCACAAGGGATAGGTATGCTTTTACTGATCAGCAATACCAGTTGGCTTTTCCTGACAGCCTGGTAGGATATGTATATGGAGACAAAGTAACCTCAGACCTGATGAGTGCAGGGAAATATGTACGGTTCCCGGATGCTGATGGCTGGTGGATTCCCTCTGGTACTACACAATTGCTTCAGATCGGTGAAACCGTAACAGCTGCTCAGCATCGCTTTTTCCTACCGGTATCGTATACAGATGCAGCAGGATCAGTCACAAAATTGGGTTATTATAAGGACTACTGGCTGCTATTGCAGCATACGGAAGATGCGCTGGGTAATCGCATAACAGCGACTGTCTTTAACTTTTATACACTGGAGGCAGAACAACTAAAAGATTCGAATGATAACATCACTGCAGTTTTGTCAGATGAACTAGGGTTAACAAAAGCAACCGCAGTGATGGGAAAAGGGGAAGAAGCGGATGATCTGTTGCATCTCACCGCGGAGACCACTGAAACAGAACAACAGCTGGTACAGGAGTTTTTCCATGCAGAGGATGCTGTGACACTGACTTCTCTGGCCAAACAACTGTTGCAGCATGGCAGTGTTCGAATGGTATATAACGTCAATGCCTATATGGAAACAGGTAAACCTGCTGTAGTGGCTACGATTCAAAGGACAACGCATTACCGGGAAAATCCGGATTCCGATGTACAGATAACTTTTGAATACACCAATGGTTTAGGGCAGGTGATCATGAAAAAAATGCAGGCAGCTCCGGGAATAGCTAAAAAACTAACGATCCATACGGCGTCGCATTATACCATAGAAGAAGTGAATACAGCAACATTAGTCCCGCAACAACTACGTTGGTTGGCCAGCGGCCGCACTGTGCTGAATAATAAAGGTAATCCCGTAAAAAAATACGAACCTTATTATGCGCTTTCTCCTCAGTTTGAAGAAGCTGCTGAACTGGTGGAAAAAGGAGTAAGTACATTATTTTATTATGATGCCATGGGGCGGCTGATAAAAACAGTATACAGCGACAGTACGCTTTCAAGAGTGACTTTTACTCCCTGGAAGCAACAACTGTACGACAGAAATGATACGGTATTGGAATCGAAATGGTATCATGACCGTGTGGGGCACCTGCTGGACGATGTTTTCCTGATGCAGGGAAGAGATCCGGAAATGGAAAAGGTTGCAGCGGAGCAAACGGCTCAGCATGCACAGACGCCATTGATGATACACTTCGATGTTATGGGGCGCTCTTTGCTTCAGGTGGAGCATAACCGTGATGCTGAAACCGGCGCAGCTGTATACTTTTCTACTTTTTTCAAAATGGATATTACCGGTAATCTGCTATGGGTGAGAGATGCAAGAGGTAATGTTGTACTGAGGAATACCTGGGAAATGTCTGGCAGGAATGTGTATCAATGGCATATGGACCAGGGAGAAGGATGGTTATTTCCGGATGTGCTGCAATTACCATTAAGCAAATGGGATGCGCGTGGTTATCAGTTTCTGTACGATTATGATACCCTGCACCGCCTGGTGAGCGCTACGGTGAAAGGAGGAGATGGTCCCATACCGATGGACCATTGTTATGAGTATATCATCTATGGGGAAACAGCTATAGATCCGAAGCAGCTCAACCTATGTGGCAGGGAACTGTTGCACTATGATACGGCAGGAGTAATCAGTATACCCGCATATGATTTTAAGGGTAACCCCAGGTCCGTTTCCAGGCAATTGTTTAAAGACTTTACAACGGTCCCGGACTGGAAAACGGCTCGGTCATCGACAAAACTGGAAGAGACGATATTTACGGAATATACTGTCTTTAATGCGCTCGGACTTGTTGTACGGCAGCAAAAGCCGGATGGAAGTATTGTTTTGCCCGGATATGATGAAGGTGGTTATCTGGTGCAGGAAGAGGTGGTCCATCCGCAATCAGCCGGGCCGGTGGCCTACATTAGCCAGATAGGGTATAATGAAAAAGGGCAGCGTAACAAAATTATCTATGGTAATGGTGTGGTGACCAATTTCAGCTATGACCCACTGACACTAAGGCTTACAGCAGTGTCGAGCCGCCGTGGTAATGATGATCCGTTGCAGGACCTGCGATATACTTATGATCCTTCCGGTAATATCACCCATATAGCAGATCATAATATTCCGGTAACTTTTGCCGGTAATCAGCTAATCTCCGGTATCAACACCTATCAATATGATGCCTGCTACCGTCTTATAACCGCTACTGGCCGAGAAAATAATGCAGCCCTGCTTTTTGAAGCAGCGGACAACTGGGCAGATGCTCCTTATCTCTCTTCTCTGCATCCTGGTGATCCTTCGTTGATGCGTAATTATAAACAGCAGTATGTCTATGACGCAGTGGGCAATATACTTCAGATGCGTCATCAGGCTACCGGCAATAACTGGGGCCGTCAGTATGATTATGCGACGGAGAACAACCGTTTGCTAAACACCCGCTCCGGGAATTATACCTATCACTATAGTTATGATACTGCCCATGGAAATATGACGGCGATGCCCCATCTGCAGGAGCTGGGATGGAGTTTCAGTAACGAGCTGGTGAAGAGTGTGGCGCAACGCCGTACAGACGGCGGTATACCGGAAACTACCTGGTATCAGTACGACTATGCCGGCACTCGCATACGTAAAATCACCACGCTGGCAGCAGCCCCCAATGCAGTCCCTGTAATAAAGGAAGAGCGTATTTACATCAATACTTTTGAAGTCTATAAAAAATACAGCGGACAACATGCTGGACTGGAAAGGACCACGCTAAGCCTTATGGACGGGACACACCGTTTTACCATGATAGAAACACGCAACGGGATCAATGATGGTTCTCCGGAGCAGCTCGTTCGTTACCAGCTCTTTAATCAGATCGGCTCTTCCTGTCTGGAGGTGGACAATACCACAGCGGCTGCCGTTATCAGTTATGAAGAATTTCATCCTTTTGGCACTACGGCCTATCAATGGTTGAACGCTGCTATAAAGGCAGCGGCTAAACGTTACCGCTACACAGGCATGGAAAGAGATGAGGAGACAGGTCTCGCCTGTCATGGTGCCCGCTACTATGCCCCCTGGCTGGCACGGTGGACCGCCTCTGATCCGCTGGGCATCGAAGCTGGTATCAATGGATATCGTTATGTCAGCAACCGGCCTGTCTCGTTCATTGATCCGGAAGGGATGGCAGAGAGACCCAAGTTCGACTTTAGTAATGATATTCATGATGTTGTAGAGGCACAAGTGAGAGAGGCAGCTTTTGATGGGGGAAGACAATTGCAGACGGGAAAGGTGAAAGCCACCAGTGGGGGAGTGGAACTCCCTCCACCTACGGGTGATCAGCTGGCAAAAATTGCAGAGGCTTCACCGGAAGGCAGAGCGCTGCGCCTTAAATATGCCGGTGCTCAGGGACAGGCAGCAGATAAATCTTTGAGGACAAGTATCCGTGAGAGATCCATTGCAGCCATGGAAGGACAAAAGGGAGGCCATTACGGGGAGGCCAGCGGCAAGTTGGTTAGTGAGCTGGGTATGAAAGATGCTAAAATCACCAGTGTGGACAAAAATCCCGGAGGAATGGAAGCTGGTACCCGAACCGGAGATATTGGTATTCTTAAAGAGGCTACTAGTGCGAAAAACTGGCAAACAACCCTGGAGGGTAAAGCGCCTGCCGATGTATTGGAAGGAATAAAGGATGTAAAAATGGGTAATGGAGTAGTTGCTGACAAAGCAGGGTTTAAAGAAGCCAGTGGAGGTGTGGGCATCTCGGAAGTCCGTCCTTTTAGCAAGGGATTAAAAGCTGGAGTCGGAACTCTTGGAGCAGTAGCGGATATCGCAGGTATATTCCTGATGGCAAGAAACAAAAATATGGAAGACTCCGGCGTGGTACCGTCTAATACTCCTGCCGAACTAAGAGATAAAGATGGTTCCTATATGCTCATCCGCCATCCTAAATTTTTCCATAACCGCTACTCCAAACAATATACCAGTGGCCCCAAAAAAGGGACTACCACAGACCTTGGATTCTGGGAAGGAAGAGAGGAACGGGAAAAATTTGACGCCGCATTTGGTTCGTTTGACTTCTGGGGAAACTTTGAGCAAGGCTCCATCCCACCGAGATTATCTCCTTATGACGGCATGATATAA
- a CDS encoding ROK family protein, which translates to MISEKKIAIDIGGSHVSACIVDTTQPGVLPGSIISKSLRADGSITEIISVIASCITALKDTPVSGIGIAMPGPFDYQQGISAITKVGGKFGSLFGLHLRQALQDATGIGTLPVEFYNDAHCFAIGARRVLGLNGERTVLLTLGTGFGSAFLANGELATGPGLPPSGAFYDCPFQDGLADDHFSTRWLLDTFRQQTTVAAASVKVMAEEYKDIAQPVFNTFGENLGTFLRPWLSSFGCTELVIGGNIARAYPLFSTTLEKQLEDLPLKIIYCQETERCILAGAALAAHPPQSDTLRRTLQPLLPVSREVAKDNTYTLFPSLHTPFPVHEGYASLASLIKDDHIIIIDGYDGVLWEHFRSDLHQALLQHNRPVYWYHTGVCLQSPEVITSLLQEYSGTADPVFGKRFEGSLSDFFDAEKLSLIDPDDTPGLHIIYGTGAALSGIKGRTLYIDVPKNEIQYRLRAGSITNIGTPTHTYKRCYFADWPVLNKHKQALLPQLDVIIDGQRPDTITWMQGAHLRTALDDILTQPFRARPWFEAGVWGGEWMKQNLAGLNPDEVNYAWSFELITPENGLVLEGDGKLLEISFDMLLFHNNRQLLGKAAQRFGTAFPIRFDFLDTFNGGNLSVQCHPRPEYTRTHFGEDFTQDETYYILDCEPDAQVYLGFQEDIQPEAFKGALEEALANNVPLPVEKYVQQFPARKHDLFLIPNGTVHASGKNNLVLEISSTPYIFTFKMYDWLRTDLNGRHRPIHLDRAFENLYFDRKGETVPDTLISRPQLQEEWVQGKKWQLPTHPEHFYTVDRYEFSGEMRILTNGQCHICMLVEGRQLEVTAGNSTQRFQYAETFVIPAGTDTYTCHYDGEGKAMLVVAYVKDNYC; encoded by the coding sequence ATGATATCAGAGAAAAAAATAGCGATCGACATTGGTGGCAGTCATGTATCTGCCTGTATAGTAGACACCACTCAGCCGGGAGTGCTTCCTGGCAGCATCATCAGCAAAAGTCTGCGGGCAGACGGCAGCATAACGGAAATTATCTCCGTGATAGCCAGCTGTATCACCGCTTTAAAAGATACGCCTGTCAGCGGCATCGGGATAGCCATGCCCGGCCCTTTTGACTATCAGCAGGGCATCAGCGCCATCACCAAAGTAGGCGGTAAATTCGGCAGCCTGTTTGGCCTCCACCTGCGTCAGGCATTACAGGACGCCACCGGCATTGGCACCCTTCCTGTTGAGTTTTACAACGATGCACACTGTTTTGCTATCGGCGCCCGGCGTGTACTGGGGCTCAACGGCGAAAGGACGGTCCTCCTTACCCTGGGCACCGGCTTCGGATCGGCTTTCCTGGCAAACGGAGAACTGGCTACTGGTCCTGGCCTGCCACCTTCCGGTGCTTTTTATGATTGTCCTTTCCAGGATGGCCTGGCGGATGACCACTTCTCTACACGCTGGCTGCTGGACACTTTCAGACAGCAGACAACAGTGGCTGCTGCTTCTGTGAAAGTAATGGCAGAAGAATATAAAGATATTGCCCAACCGGTATTTAACACCTTCGGCGAAAACCTGGGCACTTTCCTGCGGCCCTGGCTCAGCAGTTTTGGCTGTACCGAACTGGTGATCGGCGGCAACATCGCCCGGGCCTATCCGCTGTTTTCCACTACGCTGGAAAAACAGCTGGAAGATCTTCCCTTAAAAATCATTTATTGTCAGGAAACAGAACGCTGTATACTGGCTGGTGCTGCTCTGGCTGCTCATCCGCCACAAAGCGATACCCTGCGCCGGACACTACAGCCTCTGCTGCCCGTGAGCCGCGAAGTAGCCAAGGATAATACTTATACGCTATTCCCTTCTCTTCACACCCCCTTTCCGGTACACGAAGGATATGCTTCCCTGGCATCCCTGATCAAAGATGATCACATCATTATCATAGACGGCTACGACGGCGTACTGTGGGAGCATTTCCGGTCAGACCTCCACCAGGCACTGCTTCAGCACAACCGGCCGGTGTATTGGTACCACACCGGTGTATGCCTGCAATCGCCTGAGGTTATTACCTCCCTGCTACAGGAATATTCCGGCACTGCAGACCCTGTGTTTGGCAAAAGATTCGAAGGCAGTCTGTCTGACTTTTTTGACGCAGAAAAATTATCACTGATAGATCCTGATGATACGCCCGGCCTGCATATCATCTATGGCACCGGCGCCGCCCTTAGCGGCATCAAAGGCCGGACACTCTATATTGACGTCCCTAAAAACGAAATCCAATATCGTCTCCGGGCCGGCAGCATCACTAATATAGGCACGCCTACCCACACGTATAAACGCTGCTACTTCGCCGACTGGCCTGTTCTAAATAAACATAAACAGGCACTGCTACCGCAGCTCGACGTTATCATCGATGGCCAGCGCCCGGATACGATCACCTGGATGCAGGGCGCTCATCTTCGTACAGCCCTCGACGATATACTCACCCAGCCTTTCCGCGCCAGGCCCTGGTTTGAAGCCGGCGTATGGGGCGGCGAGTGGATGAAACAAAATCTCGCCGGCCTCAATCCCGACGAAGTAAACTATGCCTGGTCCTTTGAACTCATCACACCCGAAAACGGCTTAGTGCTGGAAGGCGACGGCAAACTACTGGAGATCAGCTTCGATATGCTGCTGTTTCACAACAACCGGCAACTGCTCGGGAAAGCCGCTCAGCGCTTTGGCACCGCCTTCCCTATCCGCTTCGACTTCCTCGACACGTTCAACGGCGGGAACCTCTCTGTTCAGTGTCACCCACGGCCGGAATATACCCGTACACATTTCGGTGAAGACTTTACACAAGACGAAACATACTATATCCTGGACTGTGAACCGGATGCACAGGTATACCTCGGCTTCCAGGAAGATATACAGCCCGAAGCTTTCAAAGGCGCACTGGAAGAGGCATTAGCGAATAACGTTCCTTTACCGGTTGAAAAATATGTGCAACAGTTCCCTGCCCGCAAGCATGACCTGTTCCTCATCCCCAACGGCACCGTACACGCTTCCGGTAAAAACAACCTGGTACTGGAGATCAGCAGCACTCCCTACATCTTTACCTTCAAGATGTATGACTGGCTGCGTACAGACCTCAATGGCCGCCACCGTCCTATCCACCTGGACCGTGCATTTGAAAATCTGTACTTTGACAGGAAAGGCGAAACCGTACCCGATACGTTAATATCCCGGCCCCAACTGCAGGAGGAATGGGTACAAGGAAAAAAATGGCAGCTGCCCACCCATCCGGAGCATTTTTATACCGTTGACCGTTATGAGTTTTCCGGAGAGATGCGTATACTCACCAACGGGCAATGCCATATCTGTATGCTGGTAGAAGGACGGCAGCTGGAAGTGACCGCGGGCAACAGCACACAGCGGTTTCAGTATGCAGAAACATTCGTTATTCCTGCCGGAACTGACACCTATACCTGCCACTATGATGGTGAAGGCAAGGCTATGCTGGTAGTGGCGTATGTAAAAGACAACTATTGCTGA